The DNA sequence GGCATCCTCAGCACCTCCAAGGCCTACGGCACCACGGACTACCGCGCGCTGCTCAAGAGCTGGCTGGACGGCACCCCGGAGGAGTGGGGTTTCCGCGAGGAGAACGCCACCGGCAAGATCGGCGGCGCGGCCCTGCCGATGGGGCTGAACCGCAAGCCCCACTACCGCGACGGCCTCCTGCTGGTCGGTGACGCGGGCGGCATGGTGAACCCGTTCAACGGCGAGGGCATCGGGTACGCGATGGAGTCGGCCCGGATCGCGGCCGAGACCGTGGTGCAGGCGCTGGCCCGCCAGGGCGCGAGCCGGGAACGGGCGCTGCACGGCTACCCGGTGCGCATCGAGCAGGCCCTGGGCAGCTACTACCGGCTCGGCAACATCTTCAGCAAGCTGATCGGCAACCCGACCGTCATGCGCACCGCGACCAAGTACGGGCTGCCCCGCAAGACGCTGATGAAGCTGGTGCTGAAGCTCCTCGCGGGCCTTTACGACCCCAAGGACGGCGACTCGTTCGACCGCATCATCACGGCCGCCACGAAACTCGCCCCAACGGCCTAACCGCCTCCGCTGACCGTTGCAGCGCCGTCCTCCGGGACGGCGCTGTTTCGTTTTCCCGTGTGGTCCCGTTCACTGCTGGGTACTCCAACTGTTGATCTGCACCGTGAAAGTGCAGCTCAGGGCCTATGCCGGGGGTGCTCGTCACGCCTGTGTGTGACGTTCTACACTGGCCCTCAGGTCTTGTGAATCACTTCACAACCGGCTGAGATGGCTTGTGAAGTGTTTCACAAGCGACCTGCGGATTGTTAGGTGCGCCTAACCTCCGGAGGCCGCAAGAACACCCTTTAGGGTGCGCAACGGTCGGCGGTGCACCACCACCGCGACGCGAGGAAAGGACGACGGAGAGTGCTGGACCCTTACCTCCCCCTCGTATTGATGTTCGTCCTCGCCGGGGCCTTCGCGCTGTTCTCGGTGACGGCCGCGCCGTACATCGGTCCCCGTCGCTACAACCGCGCGAAGCTCGACGCGTACGAGTGCGGCATCGAGCCGTCGCCACAGCCCGTGGTGGGCGGCGGCCGCATGCCGGTCGCCTACTACCTCACGGCGATGCTGTTCATCCTGTTCGACATCGAAATGGTGTTCCTCTACCCATTCGCGGTCTCCGCGGACCGGCTCGGGCTGTTCGGCCTGGTGGAGATCGCACTGTTCGTCGCGACGGTCGGCTTCGCGTACGCCTACGTGTGGCGTCGCGGCGGCCTCGACTGGAACTGAGGGGGAAGATCGAAGTGGGTCTCGAAGAGAAGCTCCCGAACGGCATCCTGCTCGCCAGCGTGGAGAAGCTGGTCAACTGGACCCGCAAGTCCTCGCTGTGGCCGGCCACCTTCGGCCTGGCGTGCTGCGCGATCGAGATGATGACCACCGGCGGCCCGCGCTACGACCTCGCGCGGTTCGGCATGGAGGTCTTCCGCGCCTCGCCGCGCCAGGCCGACCTGATGATCGTCGCGGGCCGGGTGACCAACAAGATGGCGCCGGTGCTGCGGCAGATCTACGACCAGATGCCCGAGCCGCGCTGGGTGCTCGCCATGGGCGTGTGCGCCTCCAGCGGCGGCATGTTCAACAACTACGCGGTCGTGCAGGGCGTGGACCACGTCGTGCCGGTCGACATGTACCTGCCGGGCTGCCCGCCGCGGCCGGAGATGCTGATCGACGCGATCCTCAAGATCCACGCGAAGATCATGGACGAGCCGCTGGGTGCGAACCGGGCCGCGGCGCTGGCCGAGTCGGGCCGCACCACGGACCTGATCCCGTCCTCCCAGCGCTTTGCGAAGAAGTGAGCGGCATGGCTGACGAAAGCAAAGAGGTCGACAAGGCGCCCGGCGCCGGCACGCCCGGCAACGACGAGGCGCTCAGCTCGGCGAGCATGAACCAGGCCGAGCACGAGGAGCACCTCGCGCACGGCGGCGTGGTGGCGGGCAAGGCACGCCAGGGCATGTTCGGCATCTCCGGCACCGGCGACACGTCCGGCTTCGGCGGCCTGCGGCTGCCCGCCCACGTCGCCGCGCCGTCCGAGCGGCCCTACGGCGGCTGGTTCGACGAGCTCGCCGACGAGCTGCTGGGTGCCATCCGGGAGCACGGCCTGCCCGCCGACACGGTCCAGCAGATCACCGTGGACCGCGGCGAGATCACGTTCTTCCTGCGGCGCGAGCGGCTGGTCGACGTGGCGCGCATCCTGCGCGACGACCCGGCCCTGCGCTTCGAGCTGTGCAGCTCGGTGTCCGGTGTGGACTACGGCGCGGACGCGCCGCAGCGGCTGCACTCGGTCTACCACCTGACGTCGATGACCTACCGCCGGCGCATCCGGCTGGAGGTCGCGGTCGACGTGGACGACGCGCACATCCCCAGCATCGTCTCGGTCTACCCGACCGCGGACTGGCAGGAGCGCGAGGCCTGGGACATGTTCGGCATCGTCTACGACGGCCACCCGGGGCTCACCCGGATCCTCATGCCGGACGACTGGGACGGCCACCCGCAGCGCAAGGACTACCCGCTCGGCGGCATCCCGGTGGAGTACAAGGGCGCGGAGATCCCCCCGCCAGACCAGAGGCGGTCCTACTCATGACCGAGCGTATTTCCGACGTGACCACGGGCACCGACACCAGCGACCCGGGCCGCGACAGCGACTCCCACGACGCCAACCGCACCACGGCGAACCCCGACGCGTACGCGGGCTCCCGCGAGACGACCGAGGGCACCGTCTACACGGTGACCGGCGGCGACTGGGACGAGGTGCTGGCCGAGGCCGCGGGTGATGAGCGCATCGTCATGAACCTGGGCCCGCAGCACCCCTCCACGCACGGCGTGCTGCGCCTGGTGCTGGAGCTGGAGGGCGAGACGGTCACCCAGGCCCGCAGCGTCATCGGCTACCTGCACACCGGCATCGAGAAGAACGTCGAGTACCGCAACTGGACCCAGGGCGTCACGTTCGTGACGCGGATGGACTACCTGGCCCCGCTGCACAACGAGGCCGCGTACTGCATGGCGGTCGAGAAGCTGCTCGGCGTCACCGTCCCGCAGCGGGCGCAGACGATCCGCGTGCTGCTCATGGAGCTCAACCGGATCAGCTCGCACCTGGTGGCGCTGGCCACCGGCGGCATGGAGCTGGGCGCGCTGACCGGCATGACCGCGGGCTTCCGCGAGCGCGAAGAGGTCCTGCACCTGCTGGAGTTCCTGACCGGCCTGCGGATGAACCACGCGTTCATCCGGCCCGGCGGCCTGGCGCAGGACCTGCCCGAGGGCGCGGAGCAGCGCATCAAGGACTTCATCAAGGTGATGGACTCCCGGCTGCCCG is a window from the Saccharothrix saharensis genome containing:
- a CDS encoding NADH-quinone oxidoreductase subunit A: MLDPYLPLVLMFVLAGAFALFSVTAAPYIGPRRYNRAKLDAYECGIEPSPQPVVGGGRMPVAYYLTAMLFILFDIEMVFLYPFAVSADRLGLFGLVEIALFVATVGFAYAYVWRRGGLDWN
- a CDS encoding NuoB/complex I 20 kDa subunit family protein → MGLEEKLPNGILLASVEKLVNWTRKSSLWPATFGLACCAIEMMTTGGPRYDLARFGMEVFRASPRQADLMIVAGRVTNKMAPVLRQIYDQMPEPRWVLAMGVCASSGGMFNNYAVVQGVDHVVPVDMYLPGCPPRPEMLIDAILKIHAKIMDEPLGANRAAALAESGRTTDLIPSSQRFAKK
- a CDS encoding NADH-quinone oxidoreductase subunit C, producing MNQAEHEEHLAHGGVVAGKARQGMFGISGTGDTSGFGGLRLPAHVAAPSERPYGGWFDELADELLGAIREHGLPADTVQQITVDRGEITFFLRRERLVDVARILRDDPALRFELCSSVSGVDYGADAPQRLHSVYHLTSMTYRRRIRLEVAVDVDDAHIPSIVSVYPTADWQEREAWDMFGIVYDGHPGLTRILMPDDWDGHPQRKDYPLGGIPVEYKGAEIPPPDQRRSYS
- a CDS encoding NADH-quinone oxidoreductase subunit D, with translation MTERISDVTTGTDTSDPGRDSDSHDANRTTANPDAYAGSRETTEGTVYTVTGGDWDEVLAEAAGDERIVMNLGPQHPSTHGVLRLVLELEGETVTQARSVIGYLHTGIEKNVEYRNWTQGVTFVTRMDYLAPLHNEAAYCMAVEKLLGVTVPQRAQTIRVLLMELNRISSHLVALATGGMELGALTGMTAGFREREEVLHLLEFLTGLRMNHAFIRPGGLAQDLPEGAEQRIKDFIKVMDSRLPDYDKLLSGQPIWRNRLAGVGYLPVDACLALGITGPILRSAGLPWDLRKVEPYSGYENYEFDVPTSNAADSYARYLLRLEEIHQSLKIVRQAVDNLTPGPVMVEDAKIAWPAQLTIGADGMGNSLEHVRKIMGQSMESLIHHFKLVTEGFAVPPGQVYVPIESPRGELGYHIVSDGGTRPMRVHVREPSFVNLQSMPAMCEGGMVADVIASVASIDPVMGGCDR